One Elusimicrobiota bacterium genomic region harbors:
- the atpH gene encoding ATP synthase F1 subunit delta, with amino-acid sequence MKKDNSKKYAKALFQLADETKQIEIIKDSFREIKFLYSEDVVRFLVNPFVDKEEKINLVKDNFPDLPEIILNLMYMLIDRNKMYLLSEIEEKYNDAFLLSRNIIKAKIISTDKLEKTSIEKIKKAINRITNKDILVDEEIDKSLIGGLLIKVGDFVIDGSIRGRVGILSREIARK; translated from the coding sequence ATGAAGAAAGACAATTCAAAAAAGTATGCAAAGGCGTTGTTTCAATTAGCAGATGAAACAAAGCAAATAGAAATAATCAAAGATTCATTCAGGGAAATTAAGTTTCTTTATAGTGAAGATGTTGTAAGGTTTTTAGTGAATCCTTTTGTGGATAAAGAAGAGAAAATAAATTTAGTAAAAGATAATTTTCCTGATTTGCCTGAAATTATTTTAAATCTTATGTATATGCTTATTGATAGGAATAAGATGTATCTTTTATCGGAAATAGAAGAAAAATATAATGATGCATTTTTACTTTCAAGAAATATTATAAAGGCAAAAATAATTTCTACCGATAAGCTTGAAAAAACATCTATTGAAAAAATAAAAAAAGCGATAAACAGGATTACTAATAAGGATATTTTAGTTGACGAAGAAATCGATAAATCGCTTATCGGTGGTTTGTTGATAAAAGTAGGGGATTTTGTAATTGATGGAAGTATAAGAGGAAGGGTTGGTATTTTGAGTCGGGAAATCGCTCGTAAGTAA
- the atpF gene encoding F0F1 ATP synthase subunit B, with protein sequence MLDIDFKIILVQVITFLIAVFVLWKIAWKSLVDVLSKRKSDIAKSISDAESLKLQTDKLKVEYEQMVADIDKKAQEFLQKATLSGEENKQKIITEAREEAKKILEIAKKQIEQERDLVKDDLRREIVPIAISIAEKIMEKTIDKGTQKQLIDKFLNDISAYSEQR encoded by the coding sequence ATGTTAGATATTGATTTTAAAATTATTCTGGTGCAGGTTATAACGTTTTTGATTGCTGTTTTTGTTTTATGGAAAATAGCATGGAAATCACTTGTTGATGTTTTATCAAAGAGAAAAAGTGATATTGCCAAAAGCATTTCAGATGCTGAAAGTTTGAAATTGCAAACAGATAAATTAAAAGTTGAGTATGAACAGATGGTAGCAGATATTGATAAAAAGGCACAGGAATTTCTTCAAAAAGCAACTCTTTCCGGTGAGGAAAATAAGCAAAAGATAATAACTGAAGCTAGAGAGGAAGCAAAGAAAATTCTTGAGATAGCAAAAAAACAAATTGAACAGGAAAGAGATTTGGTTAAAGATGACTTAAGGCGGGAGATAGTTCCAATTGCTATTTCTATTGCTGAAAAAATTATGGAGAAGACTATTGATAAAGGTACTCAAAAGCAGCTTATTGATAAGTTTTTAAATGATATATCCGCCTATTCTGAGCAGCGGTGA
- the atpE gene encoding ATP synthase F0 subunit C: protein MKRRSCVIMFLCSCVLMLLSSVVFAEDKVAVVLNQGAADFFKTSVVVAAMGLVVVAAVGASMQSVAIKKALEGIARQPEAGGQLQLVMIIGLAFIESLVLYVLFISIILLFANPFTKYFVQ, encoded by the coding sequence ATGAAAAGGCGTTCTTGTGTTATTATGTTCTTGTGTTCTTGTGTTCTTATGTTATTGAGTAGCGTTGTTTTTGCTGAAGATAAGGTAGCGGTTGTATTAAATCAGGGGGCGGCTGATTTTTTTAAGACATCAGTTGTTGTAGCGGCAATGGGTCTTGTAGTTGTTGCTGCTGTCGGCGCAAGTATGCAGTCGGTTGCAATCAAAAAAGCATTGGAAGGAATAGCGAGGCAACCTGAAGCAGGCGGGCAATTGCAATTAGTAATGATTATAGGTCTTGCATTTATTGAATCGTTGGTTTTATACGTGCTTTTTATAAGTATAATACTTTTATTTGCGAATCCGTTTACTAAGTACTTCGTACAGTAG
- the atpB gene encoding F0F1 ATP synthase subunit A, protein MQIVKEAIEFNIPHLPTIVLMSLIVWFVVFILSILGTIKVSVVPNRMQNFLEMVFEQIFNLADTIIGDEAKRYYPLFLGIFFFIFISNILGIVPGMISPTSNINIPISLAIIVFVYYNIQGFIKHKISYLKHFIVPGLPKWMFPINILIFSIEVISQFVRPFSLSLRLFCNVFAKETLLGVLGFLIITFYSLPGMLKAILVMPLFLRPIIILLALVVGLVQALIFLILSIIYVGGAVKSEH, encoded by the coding sequence ATGCAGATTGTTAAAGAAGCAATAGAATTTAATATACCGCATTTACCGACAATAGTTTTAATGTCATTAATAGTATGGTTTGTGGTTTTTATTTTGTCAATATTGGGTACAATAAAAGTTTCGGTTGTTCCCAATCGGATGCAGAATTTTCTTGAAATGGTTTTTGAGCAGATCTTTAATTTAGCAGACACTATAATCGGTGATGAAGCGAAAAGATATTACCCTCTTTTCTTAGGAATATTTTTTTTCATTTTTATTTCTAATATTTTAGGAATTGTTCCGGGAATGATATCGCCGACATCAAATATAAATATACCGATTTCACTCGCAATCATTGTTTTTGTTTATTATAATATACAAGGTTTCATTAAACATAAAATATCATACTTGAAACATTTTATTGTGCCTGGTCTTCCAAAGTGGATGTTTCCTATAAATATATTAATTTTTTCTATTGAAGTGATAAGCCAGTTTGTCAGGCCTTTTTCTTTATCACTTCGTTTGTTTTGCAATGTATTCGCTAAAGAGACGCTTTTAGGTGTATTAGGATTTCTTATTATTACCTTTTATTCATTACCAGGGATGCTTAAAGCGATATTAGTAATGCCTTTGTTTTTAAGACCAATTATAATTTTATTAGCTTTAGTAGTTGGTCTAGTTCAAGCACTGATTTTTTTGATTTTGAGTATAATATATGTTGGTGGTGCAGTAAAGTCGGAACATTAA
- a CDS encoding AtpZ/AtpI family protein: MKNIYNFISAASFGFIFVLSIVVGLGIGIFLDKIFKTHPVFTVIFTAIGMVSGIYSVFKEIRIFQKKQ, encoded by the coding sequence ATGAAGAATATTTATAATTTTATATCTGCGGCGTCTTTTGGATTTATATTTGTTTTATCTATTGTTGTCGGGTTGGGTATCGGAATATTTCTTGACAAAATTTTTAAGACGCATCCGGTTTTTACTGTGATTTTTACAGCAATCGGAATGGTGAGTGGCATATATTCTGTATTTAAGGAGATTAGAATATTTCAAAAAAAACAATAA
- a CDS encoding CsgG/HfaB family protein: protein MKVSIQYSAHSSQRAKSSCILHLASCLLPLVSCLLFLTSCAPSTSVRKKEAITIEKPKDEFIPPKKKISVVEFENKTAYGQRRLGTAASDVLLTELGKSKKFILIERSKLDKVMEEQKLQTTGMTDANTAVQMGKILGLDAIVVGSISQFGVKTGGSDYLITQSKQQVAECTVDIRVIEVETGRIIYIDSGKGVAKSSKGSFLGMGTKGGYDETLEGEALRAAIAKFVDNIVFQVNARPWSCRVAEVDENNIYLDAGQESNLKIGTKLVVYHQGKEIRSPDTGMVIGKTEEKVGEVAVADYFGDNGSTAKVLSGSKPSRGDLCRLIR from the coding sequence ATGAAAGTCAGCATTCAGTATTCAGCACACAGTAGTCAGCGGGCAAAGTCTTCTTGCATCTTGCATCTTGCATCTTGTCTCTTGCCTCTAGTCTCTTGTCTCTTGTTTCTAACATCTTGTGCACCGTCAACATCGGTGAGGAAAAAAGAGGCGATAACTATTGAGAAACCAAAAGATGAATTTATTCCACCTAAGAAGAAGATATCAGTTGTTGAGTTTGAAAACAAAACCGCATATGGTCAAAGGCGACTTGGAACTGCAGCTTCTGATGTTCTTCTGACTGAACTTGGCAAGTCAAAAAAGTTTATTCTAATTGAAAGGTCAAAATTAGATAAGGTTATGGAAGAACAAAAACTTCAGACAACAGGTATGACTGATGCAAACACCGCTGTCCAGATGGGAAAAATTTTAGGACTTGATGCTATTGTTGTTGGTTCTATTTCACAATTCGGGGTTAAAACCGGAGGTTCGGATTATCTTATTACCCAATCAAAGCAACAGGTTGCAGAATGTACTGTTGATATAAGAGTAATTGAAGTAGAAACCGGAAGAATAATTTATATTGATTCGGGTAAGGGTGTAGCAAAATCTTCCAAAGGCTCGTTTTTAGGAATGGGGACAAAAGGTGGTTATGATGAAACGCTTGAAGGTGAGGCGTTGAGAGCAGCTATTGCAAAATTTGTTGACAACATAGTTTTTCAGGTTAATGCTCGCCCCTGGTCATGCAGAGTTGCCGAAGTTGATGAAAATAATATCTATCTTGATGCAGGACAAGAATCTAATCTGAAAATAGGAACAAAATTAGTAGTCTATCACCAGGGAAAAGAGATTAGAAGTCCTGATACCGGGATGGTAATCGGTAAAACAGAAGAAAAAGTCGGTGAAGTAGCGGTTGCTGATTATTTTGGCGACAATGGTTCTACTGCAAAGGTTTTAAGCGGTTCAAAACCGTCTCGTGGAGACCTCTGTCGTCTCATAAGGTAA
- a CDS encoding DUF799 family lipoprotein yields the protein MEVRIDDSVLRIQHSEFRIQKWVLLLFAVFCVLSAGFWGCAPKAKYLIENYVPPAKVAVLPFSNQSIDLDAPVLLRYLFNKRLINRGYDTISFEIIDSELRELGITDAGQLPTATIKELGEKLNVDGLVYGDVIEFKYTTLGFYYARTVQANFKLFDVKKEQLLWEDERKISNKKFEFKDIGKAFASQLIEKTVDKALRSPLKEEANGVVNISIQTLPGR from the coding sequence GTGGAAGTCAGAATTGATGATTCAGTACTCAGAATTCAGCACTCAGAATTCAGGATTCAGAAGTGGGTTTTACTACTGTTTGCTGTATTTTGTGTGCTGTCTGCTGGTTTTTGGGGTTGTGCGCCTAAGGCTAAATATTTAATTGAAAATTATGTGCCTCCTGCAAAAGTTGCAGTATTGCCGTTTTCTAACCAATCAATAGATTTAGATGCACCGGTTTTATTAAGATACCTTTTTAATAAGAGATTAATAAATCGTGGTTATGACACTATATCGTTTGAAATAATAGATTCAGAACTTAGGGAATTAGGGATTACCGACGCAGGACAGTTGCCTACAGCGACAATAAAAGAGCTTGGCGAAAAACTAAATGTTGACGGGCTTGTTTATGGCGATGTTATTGAATTTAAGTATACAACGCTTGGTTTTTATTATGCAAGAACTGTTCAAGCCAATTTCAAGTTGTTTGATGTAAAGAAAGAACAGTTATTATGGGAAGATGAAAGAAAGATATCGAATAAAAAATTTGAATTTAAAGATATAGGGAAAGCATTCGCTTCACAGCTTATTGAGAAAACAGTTGATAAGGCGTTGCGTTCTCCTTTAAAAGAAGAAGCGAATGGAGTAGTAAACATTTCTATTCAGACGCTTCCAGGGAGGTAG
- the ilvN gene encoding acetolactate synthase small subunit has product MRHTISVLVENKSGVLARIATLFAARGYNIDSLSVGETDDPSISRMTIVVRGDEKILEQVEKQLNKLIDIIKLNDFLNVEHVERDLVLLKVKADKSTRNEILQIVDIFRAKIVDVSTNVLIIEMTGDEEKIQALLNMLKPFGIKEMARTGIIAMARGG; this is encoded by the coding sequence ATGAGGCATACTATTTCTGTTTTAGTAGAAAATAAGTCAGGTGTATTAGCGCGGATTGCTACACTTTTTGCTGCGCGGGGATACAATATTGATTCGCTTTCTGTCGGTGAAACTGACGATCCGAGTATTTCCAGGATGACCATTGTTGTTCGCGGTGACGAGAAAATTCTTGAACAGGTCGAAAAACAGTTAAATAAACTAATTGACATTATAAAACTTAACGATTTTCTCAACGTGGAACACGTTGAAAGGGATTTAGTGCTACTTAAAGTAAAAGCTGATAAAAGCACCAGGAACGAAATATTACAAATTGTTGATATTTTTAGAGCAAAAATAGTTGATGTTTCGACAAATGTACTGATTATAGAAATGACAGGAGACGAAGAAAAGATACAGGCTCTATTAAATATGCTTAAACCATTTGGTATAAAAGAAATGGCAAGAACAGGAATAATAGCGATGGCAAGGGGAGGATAG
- the ilvB gene encoding biosynthetic-type acetolactate synthase large subunit — protein MIKTGAEIFIECLLKENVKVLFGIPGGQVLPIFDKIFDARDKIKFVLTRHEQGAGHMADGYARSTGDVGVCIATSGPGAANLTTALATANMDSIPVVAFTGQVVTTLIGNDAFQEADTTGITRPVTKHNFLVKDVKDLARTIREAFYIAKTGRPGPVLVDIPADIQRATTEFVWPEKVDIRSYKPVYSGHIGQIKKVADMINSAKQPLLYVGGGIVSSDASTELLKLAEKIHTPVTTTLMAIGCFPPDHPLNLYMPGMHGNYAANHAFQNCDLIIAIGARFDDRVTGKLSAFAPKAKIIHIDIDPTSISKNVMVDIPIVGDAKNVITELLKYVNKKNNKDWLKKISEWQKANPFSYKKDNKLRPQYIIDKISEITKGEAIVVTEVGQNQMWSAQFYKPKYPRHFLSSGGLGTMGYGFPAAIGAKIANPKKTVIDIAGDGSIQMNIQELATAVLNNINVKIVILNNNCLGMVRQWQEMFYKKRYSAVCLAKPNGCLASELSFKRSPLMIPDFVKLAEAYGAVGIRVTKKEDVENTLIKALKIEKTVVMDFLVEEEENVFPMVPAGAALDEIITSLA, from the coding sequence ATGATAAAAACCGGGGCTGAAATATTTATTGAATGTCTTTTAAAAGAAAATGTCAAAGTGTTATTTGGAATTCCGGGTGGACAGGTGCTTCCGATTTTTGATAAAATATTTGACGCAAGGGATAAAATAAAGTTTGTTTTGACACGACATGAACAGGGTGCCGGGCATATGGCTGACGGGTATGCCAGATCTACAGGTGATGTTGGTGTTTGTATTGCAACTAGCGGGCCCGGAGCAGCAAATCTAACTACTGCGCTTGCAACAGCAAACATGGATTCAATTCCGGTTGTTGCATTTACCGGACAGGTAGTAACAACACTTATAGGAAATGATGCTTTTCAAGAAGCTGATACAACAGGTATAACCAGACCTGTTACTAAACATAATTTTCTAGTAAAAGATGTTAAAGATTTAGCAAGAACAATACGTGAAGCGTTTTATATTGCAAAAACCGGCAGACCGGGACCGGTTCTTGTAGATATTCCCGCTGATATTCAAAGAGCAACTACAGAGTTTGTCTGGCCTGAAAAAGTAGATATACGTTCATATAAACCGGTTTATTCGGGTCATATCGGACAAATAAAGAAAGTTGCAGATATGATAAACTCTGCTAAACAGCCATTGTTGTATGTAGGCGGCGGAATAGTTTCATCAGATGCTTCAACCGAACTTTTGAAACTTGCTGAAAAAATACATACGCCGGTTACTACAACTCTAATGGCAATAGGATGTTTTCCTCCGGATCATCCATTGAATCTTTATATGCCGGGCATGCATGGAAATTATGCAGCTAACCACGCATTCCAGAATTGCGATTTAATAATAGCAATCGGTGCAAGATTTGATGACAGGGTAACGGGAAAGCTTTCTGCTTTTGCACCAAAAGCCAAAATAATCCATATTGATATCGACCCAACCTCAATTTCTAAAAATGTTATGGTTGATATACCTATTGTCGGTGATGCAAAAAATGTTATTACTGAACTTTTAAAGTATGTGAATAAGAAAAACAATAAAGATTGGCTTAAAAAAATATCAGAATGGCAAAAAGCAAATCCATTTTCATATAAAAAAGATAATAAACTTCGTCCGCAATATATTATCGATAAAATTTCAGAGATAACGAAAGGCGAAGCGATTGTTGTTACGGAAGTGGGTCAGAACCAGATGTGGTCTGCACAGTTCTATAAACCAAAGTATCCCCGGCATTTTTTGTCAAGCGGCGGGCTTGGGACGATGGGCTATGGTTTTCCTGCGGCTATCGGAGCTAAAATAGCTAATCCTAAAAAAACGGTTATTGATATTGCAGGCGACGGTTCTATACAAATGAATATACAGGAGCTTGCAACCGCAGTCCTGAATAATATAAACGTGAAAATTGTTATTTTAAATAACAATTGTTTGGGAATGGTTCGTCAATGGCAGGAAATGTTTTATAAGAAAAGATATTCTGCTGTATGTTTAGCAAAACCAAACGGGTGTCTTGCTTCAGAACTTTCTTTTAAGAGGTCACCATTGATGATACCTGATTTTGTAAAACTTGCCGAAGCATATGGCGCTGTTGGTATAAGAGTTACAAAAAAGGAAGATGTTGAAAATACTCTTATAAAAGCGTTAAAGATAGAAAAAACGGTAGTTATGGATTTTTTAGTTGAGGAAGAAGAGAATGTTTTTCCGATGGTTCCCGCAGGCGCAGCATTGGATGAAATTATAACGAGTCTAGCATAA
- the ilvD gene encoding dihydroxy-acid dehydratase, translated as MRSDDAKKGVERAPNRCLIYATGISKASVQKPFIGIASSYSDLVPGHFGMRDLERFIERGVESAGGTPFIFGVPAICDGIAMGHSGMCYSLPSRELISDCVESVANAHKLDGLILLTNCDKITPGMLMAAGRLNIPSIVVTAGPMLTGFYNGKRRSLVRDSFEAVGLFRAKKMDATELEELEMAACPGSGSCQGLYTANTMACLTETMGMSLPGCATAPAVSSKKRRIAYESGQRIVEIVNKQILPKRIMTSEAFYNAIVMDMALGGSTNTVLHLPAIANECNIKLPLSLFDEISKKTPNIVKLEPAGDYYMEDLDNAGGIPAVISVLKGKLKDNPTISGKRISEISKIGKVGDDKVIRPLNKPYSQTGGIAILFGNIAPNGCVVKQSAVSSKMLKFSGKARVCESEESAMNLITLKRIKKGEVIVIRNEGPKGGPGMREMLSPTSAIVGMGLSESVALITDGRFSGGTRGPCIGHIAPEAVDGGPIGIIKDGEEITIDIPNRTINVRLTDVEVKLRLARRKPFESKVKTGWLSRYAKLVTSADLGAILK; from the coding sequence ATGAGAAGCGATGATGCGAAGAAAGGTGTTGAAAGAGCTCCAAACAGGTGTCTTATTTATGCAACAGGAATTTCTAAAGCGTCGGTACAGAAGCCATTTATCGGAATAGCTTCAAGTTACTCCGATCTGGTTCCGGGTCATTTTGGAATGAGAGATTTAGAAAGATTTATAGAACGGGGAGTAGAATCCGCCGGCGGTACACCTTTTATTTTCGGTGTTCCTGCTATATGCGATGGAATTGCTATGGGACACTCGGGAATGTGTTATTCATTGCCCTCAAGAGAACTTATATCTGATTGTGTTGAATCAGTAGCAAATGCTCATAAGCTTGACGGTTTAATTTTGCTGACTAATTGTGATAAAATCACGCCCGGAATGCTTATGGCAGCGGGACGTTTGAATATTCCTTCAATAGTAGTTACTGCAGGTCCAATGTTGACCGGTTTTTACAATGGCAAGAGGCGTTCACTTGTTAGAGATTCATTTGAAGCGGTCGGACTTTTCCGTGCAAAGAAGATGGATGCAACTGAACTTGAAGAACTCGAAATGGCTGCATGTCCCGGTTCAGGAAGTTGTCAGGGACTTTATACTGCAAATACAATGGCATGTTTAACGGAAACTATGGGAATGTCTCTTCCCGGATGTGCTACCGCTCCTGCTGTATCAAGTAAAAAGAGACGGATTGCATACGAATCAGGTCAGAGGATTGTTGAAATTGTTAATAAGCAAATTTTACCAAAAAGAATAATGACAAGCGAAGCATTTTATAATGCAATAGTTATGGATATGGCATTAGGCGGTTCAACTAATACAGTTTTGCATCTTCCTGCAATAGCAAATGAGTGTAATATAAAACTTCCGCTTTCACTTTTTGATGAAATATCTAAAAAGACGCCAAATATAGTCAAACTTGAACCGGCAGGAGATTATTACATGGAAGACCTTGATAATGCCGGTGGAATTCCGGCAGTTATTTCTGTCTTAAAGGGTAAATTAAAAGATAATCCGACTATATCCGGGAAAAGAATTTCGGAAATTTCCAAAATTGGAAAAGTTGGCGATGACAAAGTTATTAGACCTTTGAACAAACCTTACAGCCAAACCGGAGGTATAGCAATACTTTTTGGTAATATCGCTCCTAATGGTTGTGTTGTAAAACAATCAGCTGTTAGTTCAAAAATGTTAAAATTTTCAGGAAAAGCAAGGGTTTGTGAGTCCGAAGAATCGGCTATGAATTTAATTACGCTTAAAAGAATTAAGAAAGGAGAAGTAATAGTCATCAGGAATGAGGGACCCAAAGGCGGGCCTGGTATGAGAGAAATGCTTTCTCCGACTTCAGCAATTGTCGGCATGGGACTTTCAGAGTCAGTTGCTTTAATTACTGATGGTAGATTTTCTGGCGGGACTCGCGGTCCGTGTATAGGTCATATTGCACCGGAAGCAGTAGATGGCGGTCCTATTGGAATTATAAAAGATGGAGAAGAAATTACAATAGATATACCGAATAGAACGATAAATGTCCGTCTTACTGATGTAGAAGTAAAACTTCGTTTAGCAAGGAGAAAACCTTTTGAATCAAAAGTAAAAACCGGTTGGCTTTCAAGATACGCCAAGCTGGTAACTTCTGCAGATTTGGGTGCAATATTGAAGTAG
- the cimA gene encoding citramalate synthase produces the protein MEIKVFDTTLRDGTQGEGISLTVEDKLKIAVALDNIGIHYIEGGWPYSNPKDIEFFKKVKKLKLKNAKITAFGSTRHKDNKPEKDENLLAIVKIKPDCACIFGKTWDLHVKYALNTSLEKNLDMIYSSIKFLKSKGLEVIYDAEHFFDGYISNSDYALKTLEAASDADNISLCDTNGGMLPNQIIEIISEIKNHVSVPLGIHAHNDSGCAVANSIVAIQSGCVIVQGTLNGWGERCGNANLSAVIANLKLKVGIDCISDQKLKLLTETSRYISEVANIIPNDKQPYTGYSAFAHKGGIHVSAISKKSSTYEHIDPSIVGNQRRILISELSGRANILLKSKELNIDFEKDSDTTKKILQIVKDHEKKGYLYEGAEGSFEVLVKKNIGKHKTFFSLGGFRVSVEKDRMGHIKSEATIKVFVKGVEELTAAEGDGPVNALDNALRKALENFYPQLRNVRLSDFKVRIINPSGGTEAKVRVLIQSTDGKDEWNTVGVSENIIEASWQALVDAIEYKLLKDRE, from the coding sequence ATGGAGATAAAGGTTTTTGATACGACGTTAAGAGATGGAACTCAGGGAGAGGGGATTTCTCTTACTGTTGAGGATAAATTGAAGATTGCAGTAGCACTGGACAATATTGGAATACATTATATCGAAGGTGGTTGGCCGTATTCAAACCCAAAAGATATTGAATTTTTTAAAAAAGTTAAAAAGCTTAAATTAAAAAATGCAAAGATTACTGCTTTTGGTTCTACCAGGCACAAAGATAATAAGCCGGAAAAAGATGAGAATCTTCTGGCAATAGTAAAAATTAAGCCGGATTGTGCCTGTATATTTGGAAAAACATGGGATTTACATGTAAAATATGCTTTAAATACAAGTCTTGAAAAAAATTTGGATATGATTTATTCATCCATAAAATTTTTGAAGTCAAAGGGTCTGGAAGTTATTTATGATGCCGAACATTTTTTTGACGGTTATATTTCAAATAGTGATTATGCATTAAAGACGCTTGAAGCTGCTTCTGATGCAGATAATATTTCTCTTTGTGATACTAACGGGGGAATGCTTCCTAATCAAATTATAGAAATAATCTCAGAAATAAAAAACCATGTTTCTGTTCCATTAGGTATTCATGCGCATAACGATTCCGGATGTGCTGTCGCAAATTCAATAGTTGCTATACAATCGGGCTGCGTTATTGTGCAGGGGACGCTCAATGGATGGGGTGAGAGATGTGGAAATGCAAATCTGTCAGCAGTGATTGCTAATCTCAAACTTAAGGTTGGAATTGACTGTATTTCTGACCAAAAACTCAAATTGCTTACAGAGACATCGCGTTATATATCAGAAGTTGCCAATATCATTCCCAACGACAAGCAGCCGTATACGGGTTACTCGGCTTTTGCACACAAGGGTGGTATTCATGTTTCCGCAATTTCTAAAAAGTCGTCAACATATGAACATATTGATCCGTCTATTGTCGGTAATCAAAGAAGAATTTTAATATCAGAACTTTCCGGTCGCGCCAATATTTTACTTAAGTCCAAAGAGTTAAATATAGATTTTGAAAAAGACAGCGATACGACAAAAAAGATTTTGCAAATTGTAAAAGACCATGAAAAGAAAGGATATCTTTATGAAGGTGCTGAGGGTTCATTTGAGGTTTTAGTAAAGAAAAATATTGGTAAGCATAAAACATTTTTTAGTTTAGGCGGTTTCAGGGTTTCAGTTGAAAAAGATAGAATGGGACATATCAAATCAGAAGCGACAATTAAGGTTTTTGTAAAAGGTGTAGAAGAACTTACTGCTGCGGAAGGCGATGGTCCCGTAAATGCACTTGATAATGCATTAAGAAAGGCATTGGAAAATTTTTATCCGCAACTGAGAAATGTTCGTCTTTCCGATTTCAAGGTGAGGATTATAAATCCGTCCGGCGGAACTGAAGCGAAAGTAAGGGTTTTAATACAATCCACTGACGGTAAAGATGAATGGAATACTGTTGGTGTTTCAGAAAACATAATTGAGGCGTCTTGGCAGGCATTAGTTGATGCAATAGAATATAAGCTTTTAAAGGACCGCGAATAA
- a CDS encoding aspartate kinase — MDNLIVMKFGGSSVSNPEKIKNVAGRVAAKAKKHRIVVVVSAPGDMTDDLIEKAKSITESPDPREMDMLLATGEMQSIALLSMAIKSDGLDAISLTGPQAGIHVDNVHTKARIKRIRPKKIIEELKKNKIVIVAGFQGLNSNEDITTLGRGGSDLTAVALAAALKAKECEIYTDVKGVYTTDPRIVDDARKIDKISYDEMLEYAGSGSQVMMARSIEVAKKYNVDIHVRSTFSNEKGTIITKEVPYMEDVVVSGVAYDKNEAKLSVTDVPDKPGIAAKIFGALAKKNINVDMIIQSAAREKTNDISFTVSKNELKNAVPLLKNISKKLGGGPVIADENVSKVSIIGIGMRSHPGIAAKMFKIFFDEGINIQMISTSEIKISCIISNRDTERAVKSLHRKFNLADSLIK, encoded by the coding sequence ATGGATAATCTTATTGTAATGAAATTTGGGGGGTCGTCGGTTTCTAACCCTGAGAAAATAAAAAATGTTGCCGGTCGCGTGGCTGCAAAAGCAAAAAAACACAGGATTGTTGTGGTTGTTTCTGCGCCCGGTGATATGACTGATGATTTAATAGAAAAAGCAAAAAGTATAACAGAGTCACCTGACCCGAGGGAAATGGATATGCTTCTTGCAACCGGTGAAATGCAGTCAATTGCCCTTCTTTCAATGGCTATAAAATCTGACGGGTTAGATGCGATTTCTCTGACCGGTCCACAGGCGGGTATTCATGTTGATAATGTTCATACAAAGGCAAGGATAAAAAGAATCCGGCCAAAGAAAATAATAGAAGAACTTAAAAAAAATAAGATAGTAATAGTAGCCGGTTTCCAGGGATTAAACTCAAATGAAGATATTACTACTCTTGGTCGTGGTGGAAGTGATTTAACAGCTGTTGCATTAGCAGCAGCGCTTAAAGCAAAAGAATGTGAAATTTATACGGATGTAAAAGGGGTTTATACAACGGATCCACGAATTGTTGATGATGCAAGAAAAATTGATAAAATTTCATACGACGAAATGCTGGAATATGCCGGTAGTGGCAGTCAGGTTATGATGGCGCGTTCAATTGAAGTTGCAAAAAAATATAACGTGGATATACATGTTCGTTCCACTTTTTCCAATGAAAAAGGTACTATTATAACAAAGGAGGTTCCTTATATGGAGGATGTTGTTGTATCAGGAGTTGCCTACGATAAAAACGAAGCAAAACTTTCAGTAACGGATGTTCCTGATAAACCCGGAATTGCTGCAAAAATATTCGGGGCGCTTGCAAAAAAAAACATAAATGTTGATATGATAATTCAGTCGGCAGCAAGAGAAAAAACTAATGATATTTCATTTACTGTTTCAAAAAACGAGCTAAAAAATGCTGTCCCATTGTTGAAAAACATATCTAAGAAACTTGGCGGTGGTCCTGTTATTGCCGATGAGAATGTATCTAAAGTATCGATAATCGGGATAGGGATGAGAAGTCATCCCGGTATTGCTGCAAAGATGTTTAAAATATTTTTTGATGAAGGTATAAATATTCAGATGATTTCAACTTCAGAGATTAAGATTTCCTGTATCATATCAAACAGGGATACGGAGAGAGCAGTTAAGTCGTTACATAGAAAATTTAATTTAGCAGATAGTCTGATAAAATAA